GAGCTGTTCCGCTTACACCGTATGCTTGCAGCTTGTCCAGAAGAGTAGCGTGATAGATAACGTCAAACGCTATTCGAAGTTCAAGAAAAGGAAGTATAAGCCTTTCTTCTTTGTCGATAGCCAATTTCCGTGAATCGACTGTTCTGATCGATGTAGTTGTAGTAGAAGAGTTTTTTATGAGGGCACCTGGAGCTGTTGAATGAGATCGCTTCTTTGGCATAAGCTTGTAGCTCCAAATTCATGAAAGACTCTTGGATTTCAGGGACCGCGCAGTGGGAttggctggggggggggggctttagcccccccacttttttgcaagaatacaaataaatttaacaaaagtaacggagtgaaaaatagcaaaaaatcgttaattcgaaagtgaccagagttattggcaaagacaaacgcgcagataaatagacagaatgaagcattagtcgttacaattgtaaaatattttttcgcttctaacctagcagaggtaaacgtcttttaaatggcttctttctcctgcggacctctcaggaaaacgCGTTGTTTCGTAATTGGTCAATTTCGATCCAAAGTAATAACTGGGTTTAGTTTATAAGGCGATTCTCAAACAAATTGTTTATTAGTTTCAACCTTGATTTTTGGAAGatcatgaagttattgtttctcttgttattgtgcGTCCTGATTTTAGCTCGATCAGCGCGAAGTCCGTCTTTTGATGTCAGGCTTCACGGCTCGTTGAGCATTccaattgcaagttttgttgaacgcagtctgtttataaaaatattttgtcatCGAAAGTACTTAAACCGCAGAATTGTGTATAGCTCTGGTCATCAAGGAACATTCAATCCGGCGGTTATTACGAACAAAGAGGTGCACATGGTACACGGCAACATAAATACGAACGACGAGACTTCACATATCACTAGCAACGCAAAGAAGagatctcttaaaatttctgattacttttccaaacaaaatggaaaaccttctttatctggtgagtaaactctgcataatttttgctacttttttctgaatctgttctataattgaattttcattcactaaattattttcagttaccgttttgttttgccgtgtaaatattttgaatgaataattaaacaattattgaactcggctttcgtatgatatgaagatatacagatctcggagggtgttatccaccgggctcaagccttcggctttggcggataaccccctcgatctgcataactcttcatatcatactcagcctcgtgcaataattgctcagtaattatacagccttgagttcaaggcagctcaagcaaaatcgttggatttctcgcttatttatagtaattaaaggttgatatcagTAGTAGTCTCTTGTCACCCTTTGTCAAGGGAGTTACTTTAGCGGTTTTCCAAAAGGTCGGATATATTACTTGATAGAAAATGTTGAAAGCGGACTCATTGAACAAATGAGTGACGACCTGGCTAATGCGATCTTGAATGCTTTTGAGGGAATCCCAACAGAACCAGTAGCTTAAGACGCATCGGTTGTGTATAAAGCTTTATACACGTCCTGCTCTCGTAAATGTGGCACGTTAAGCACGTGATCATGGGGACTGGTGATTTCCTTCGTTTGATTGTTACGGTCAATCGTACGCATGCGTCTAAAAGAGACGACGCAATGGTTGTGAAATATTGGTTTAGTGATTCCacaattcttggttttcacatgacgtcaacaaaattcaaactaagaaactatcgcttcttctgagCTTCTACTTTCATGTGGTATTGcagcaccttaaaacctttatacaaacaaattttcggttcaaaaggccagggttcttcgttttgcgacaCAGGACGCTTGAAATTCCAGACTTTCTTGCATGACGCAGCAATTAGCTGACGGCCAGAAAATGAAAGCTCTTacgtgggttaaaaacattaccgattttggaAGATTTTGCTAGCTAAACATttcttgtctcagaataaatattactttaatctttatgagttcctcaagtgAATAATTCACgcattagaaggaaaactcaaaaacggatgtttctgttggtttcccgCGGTCAtatatttgtgcccctgaaaagggacacaaacatgacGTCTCCATACAAAGTTTTAGAAATCTGGGTAAAATGTTTTCCGAATATTGCGCATATGAAATATTGCACAGACCTCGTTTCGGAGATGTTTATAGCCATCCCGTGCAAAGCGTCATTAAATCCTACAGTAGGTTACGCCCAAGTTTTAACGGTAGAATATTCATAATGACCGGATGGCTGTTAACAGATACCATATTTGTAAGCACTTGTTCGTACCCAGGCTTCACTGAGGCTGAGTTTATTTTAGGTTGCACCCTCTTAACGTCGAACGCGATAATGTTCAGCAGAATCAGTTAACTCTTGGTATTTTTTCTTCTaacaatatattttataagaatatcaaGGCTAAATTTTGCGAAAttgtaagaatattttaagaacgAATCAAAAGCTGAcggatataattttgtgtgttatTATCGATGATGCAACTGTATGTTTTTAACTTAGCGGTATAAAATAGATCCCTTTTCTAAACGGCAAACAGATCTAGACACTAGACACTTGTAATTGATACTTCGATAAATTCTATAACTGAAATACGATATTAAGCTATGAGTGAATTTCAGAATAGATCTATTCAAGAATATTCTCAGCCTAATATCgctgggaaaataaaaattttttagattggaccggaaaaacaacattcccTTTTTGATAAATGGCATAAGAATAACTCAAAAGCGAATATCACATTTAGATCTATTAACCGAAGCGGCTCCAAATACTAGCGAGAAAGCTGACGTCCCGGATCTTGCAATAAATAGGAACCAGAAGTTTGATGTCTCGCTTGATGGAACGCTTCTGTCTGACACAACTTGTTCGAAAGCCTTTGATTTAACAGCTGTAGTACGGTCGGAGTTAGCTGAACTGAACTCAAGTTGCTATATATTCTCTTTCAGTGTTTTGAGTCAACAAATTCGTATAGTGGGAGTTAAAATAAAGGTATTCATATTTGTTGTGTGAGACAGAAGCGTTCCATCAAGCGAGAGGATCGAACATCCGGGTTAAGCTAGCTAATATTTATTGAACAAGTCATGTTCCATATTAGGCTTCCTGCTTCAGATTGGTTCTCTTGTGATAACTGCATACGACCACAAATGGTGTGAAAATAGTAAACAGATATTTCTTTAGCTTAAAGTTCAAAAATAACCGCCACATTTCTAATTCAGCAGTCACTGATGTCACTTCCTCCCACACTCTGTTGCTGTTTTAGATCGCATTGTTATCATCGTATTACCGAGCagtaaaactatttttttaaacagaaaaatatgcTTTGACTCCCTGAGTAAAACGTTACCACTCCTCTATAAAACGAGGAAAaatatttgcttgtttgtttattccCGTGTTTTCGTTTCTCATGATAAAAACCGGAAGTAACCTTTGATTTGGGAGAGATTGGGTAgtttttagcctgcgaacagcagacgcatttccgatCGTCGCTtcttttcggagggagagaggcgacgaccggaaatgcgtctgctgttcgcaggctaggtaGTTTTCAACTTCCCTTTTTAACTAAGATGCAAATATAGCGatctttgtaactttatttagTCAGAGACTTCAGACAGGCAGTTGTCATTACTACAATTCACTTATATAGTGGATGTCTCCAACTGCTGTGAAACTATTCTGTTTTTATACAATTGCAAGACAAATACAATTGATTTGAGCCCTTTTTTGATTATATCGAAATCGCTATGTCTTCAGTGGTTACCGCAGTATTCAAATCCACTATCGGCTTGCTCGTGAATAAAGGCAGAGACAAAGCGGCAGAGAGACTGAAGGAAGGTGATGTGACAGATCAGAAATTCCGTGGAGTCATCATGCGCGAAATCGACAACGTTAAGCTGAAGTTGGATGGTTTGGCAAGAAAAGATTTGCTAGCGAGCATTAGCTTTTTTAAGGAAGGAATAGAATCGCTTTTCGTTGTTTTTGACAGAGTAGCAAGGTCAGGAATCGAGTTCAGCGCTATAAAAGTACCAGATAAATCAGCAGGTTCGGGCACATCTGTTTCCCTCGTTAAAGAGATCGAAAAGTTGAGGCTTACAGGCCTGGATGATTCCGCCACGAGGGCGCTTGTCAATACTAAAGAAAGATTTAAAGATGCTCGTCGGAAAGCGACCGAAGCCTTTGCTAACCAAGCTTTGGAACTGTCTGACCGCTTATTAGCCATGCAATATCGAGTTATGGCTACAGTTCTAGAGACGATTGACAACCCCGAAGACGCGTTAGCATCTTGTAGGGTGTCAATCGAAGAGCTCCACTCTTTGTCAGCGGTACAGACGTGTTTTAACGTTGAACTCAAGAAAGGCTTGCGGGCCTCGCTTAGCAAAGAGGAACGCCGACAAGTCATCTCAACGGTCTGTCAAGTGAACCGGGTCATCTATGATGTAACACTGATGGTAACAAGCCGTGGGGAAGTTTTAGAGTCGTCCTTGCTTCATGCAGGGAAGGAAAAAGTAGATCCGATTCGTGATAGGAGAATTGCTAAAGCTCTACGTAAAGTGGACATGGAACACTGCTGTATACAATGGTCATTTGGTCAGGAGGGTGAAGAGGAGCACAAGTTGAAAATTCCGCAGGGTATAACGACAAATACGAGGGGAGAGTTCCTCATAGCGGACAACGGGGATAAGACTGTGAAAGTTTTTAGTAGCAGTGGAAGTTATTGCCATAGGTTTTACCTCCAAACGGATGACACCATCCAGTTAGACATTCGCGATGTTGCAGCTGACGTGGAAAACAATACGTATGTTCTGGTCAGACTGAAGAGATCTGGAGCTGAGCAACGTGATGAATATGAACGGGAAGTCTGGGTCTTCCAAGACGGCTCCGCTGACCCGCAACGCAAGTTTGCCGTGAGAAAAGGGGACCAGGGTTGGGGAAAGCTTGCAGTTTGCAGCCGCCATGTACTGGTGTTGAGAAAATCTGATAGTGCAGTGGTTGATGTGTATGACCTTGATGGGAAATTTGTTCGTAGCTTGGGAGACTGGATGTTCATGTATGCAACAGATATCACTGCCGCTCATAACGACCGTGTCATGGTTGTTGACAGAGGCAAATCCTGCGTCCGCTGTTTCAACACTGAGGGACAagaactttttaattttgacatcAACATAGAAGCAGATTATTATTATCGAGTTTCATGTCACCCGGCAGGAGAACATGTCGTTGTTGCTGGTCATGAACGAGAGACGGGTCACCCTGTGGTCGCAATA
The sequence above is a segment of the Porites lutea chromosome 3, jaPorLute2.1, whole genome shotgun sequence genome. Coding sequences within it:
- the LOC140929646 gene encoding uncharacterized protein — encoded protein: MSSVVTAVFKSTIGLLVNKGRDKAAERLKEGDVTDQKFRGVIMREIDNVKLKLDGLARKDLLASISFFKEGIESLFVVFDRVARSGIEFSAIKVPDKSAGSGTSVSLVKEIEKLRLTGLDDSATRALVNTKERFKDARRKATEAFANQALELSDRLLAMQYRVMATVLETIDNPEDALASCRVSIEELHSLSAVQTCFNVELKKGLRASLSKEERRQVISTVCQVNRVIYDVTLMVTSRGEVLESSLLHAGKEKVDPIRDRRIAKALRKVDMEHCCIQWSFGQEGEEEHKLKIPQGITTNTRGEFLIADNGDKTVKVFSSSGSYCHRFYLQTDDTIQLDIRDVAADVENNTYVLVRLKRSGAEQRDEYEREVWVFQDGSADPQRKFAVRKGDQGWGKLAVCSRHVLVLRKSDSAVVDVYDLDGKFVRSLGDWMFMYATDITAAHNDRVMVVDRGKSCVRCFNTEGQELFNFDINIEADYYYRVSCHPAGEHVVVAGHERETGHPVVAIFTKTGDLLRKIQLDENKVRWFGGVAVSMEGLVAAAVVVIPDCKVIVV